From Montipora foliosa isolate CH-2021 chromosome 6, ASM3666993v2, whole genome shotgun sequence, a single genomic window includes:
- the LOC138005955 gene encoding uncharacterized protein, which yields MSEIKRLDTKTRKLLTIHRMHHPKADVNRMYLPRRIGGRGLTKLETAYKSTTIGLEKNLRNTDDALLQLVLQHETKKKLYSIQKEAEKFKREFEVPNLEREANERITKFAGKIGTEALLCAAQHYDKTSESPLCRLCEKKCESVQHLVCGCEKLAQKEYKRRHDNVAKKVHWDFCKKNKLEHTEKWYEHVPEGAVENEEVKVLWDINVQCDNVIEARRPDIIVIDKKERKGIIIDIAVPADARLGGKEREKWKNTRT from the exons ATGAGTGAGATTAAGAGGCTGGACACAAAAACGCGGAAGCTACTTACCATCCACAGAATGCACCACCCGAAGGCAGACGTGAACAGAATGTATCTCCCCAGGAGAATTGGAGGAAGAGGCTTGACCAAGTTAGAAACCGCGTACAAATCTACTACAATAGGGCTGGAAAAAAATCTGAGAAACACTGATGATGCTCTGCTCCAACTAGTGCTTCAACATGagaccaaaaagaagctttactCCATACAAAAAGAGGCAGAGAAATTCAAAAGAGAATTTGAGGTACCAAACCTCGAGAGGGAAGCAAATGAACGAATTACTAAGTTTGCTGGGAAA ATTGGGACAGAAGCATTGTTATGTGCCGCACAGCACTACGATAAGACCAGTGAAAGCCCCCTGTGTAGATTAtgtgaaaaaaaatgtgaaagcgTGCAACACTTAGTATGTGGATGTGAGAAATTGGCTCAGAAAGAATATAAGAGGCGACACGACAATGTAGCAAAGAAAGTCCACTGGgatttttgtaagaagaatAAACTGGAGCATAcggaaaagtggtatgaacatgtcCCAGAAGGAGCagtagaaaatgaagaagtcaaagttttgtgggatatcaatgTTCAGTGTGACAATGTGATAGAGGCAAGACGACCAGACATAATTGTAATTGACAAGAAAGAGCGAAAGGGGATAATCATTGATATTGCGGTACCAGCTGATGCAAGACTAGGgggaaaagaaagggaaaagtggaaaaataccaggacttga
- the LOC138006199 gene encoding allene oxide synthase-lipoxygenase protein-like gives MKIPAVLVAAFILCQRSEADDGSGSGEAVGSGSKTSSEVIADKCEPNPCRNGGTCVRDYNLIDGYRCDCADDFGGITCGDLKCRISLPRFSSPQCLLKRELSRQIKKTLIRLTSPAKDNRYSKSENLMVPTLSKKGAASFVQSASTDPFTIEWYMKMTDNADLNKDLESRFTLKDSRFHDTPTLIDFAVVYETFYKHHRKGSAMSELKLVPAIEENFFKDRCFADQRVAGANPVQIWRVTNKEDDHGIKWKELLEEKLNKSFDWEETFKAALSKGDEDTLQQAIDKGQVYVNIYPELDGVKMPKALLHDTKFNHTVLQMSSPIALFVVIESDPGIKRLVPVAIQMDSTPDSKVHTPLDGKDWFLAKSFVQRADFNSLHLIKKRLKAHLYLDAPCTLVEKYFSEYHPIYQLIRQHCRASLETNKLFEIKLFGRSAPIYKVLSIDYSSALEMLNKEYEKMSFEDLNLLTDLKRRGVDDKDKLPYYPYRDDGILLYEKLDEFVDAYIDAYYDNDEEVVSDVELQELVNELSADGKKGAFGGKGMVKELPAKIESKATLRKVLATLLWAFTGQHTATTYPILEYGGFVPNAPHRLFADSDGTYSFSNNMFGNKAVALEIAELSSNIAGIHLDHLLDYSEKIEGNKGKLVVEKIFKELKTLHDEILKANDKRVHEGFLPYPYFLPEFVTNSAST, from the exons ATGAAGATACCAGCTGTTCTTGTGGCCGCCTTTATTCTCTGTCAGCGCTCTGAAGCAG ATGATGGAAGCGGCAGTGGCGAGGCGGTTGGTAGTGGCAGTAAAACTTCATCTGAAGTTATTGCCGACAAATGCGAACCCAACCCTTGTAGGAATGGAGGAACCTGTGTCAGAGATTACAATCTCATTGATGGTTACAGATGTGACTGCGCGGATGACTTTGGGGGAATAACATGTGGAG ATCTCAAGTGTCGAATAAGCCTCCCACGCTTCTCATCCCCTCAATGTCTTTTGAAAAGAGAGCTGAGTAGACAAATCAAGAAAACTCTGATACGTTTGACATCTCCAGCAAAAGATAATCGATACTCAAA GTCAGAAAACCTTATGGTACCAACCTTATCGAAAAAAGGAGCTGCAAGTTTTGTTCAAAGTGCATCAACCGATCCTTTTACCATAGAGTGGTACATGAAAATGACGGATAACGCTGACCTCAACAAAGATTTGGAGTCAAGGTTCACTTTAAAAGACTCTCGTTTCCATGATACTCCAACGCTGATTGATTTTGCAGTTGTGTATGAAACGTTCTACAAACATCACAGG AAAGGTAGTGCTATGAGTGAGTTAAAGCTCGTTCCAGCAATCGAGGAGAACTTTTTCAAAGACCGGTGTTTTGCAGATCAGCGAGTTGCAGGCGCAAATCCAGTTCAGATATGGCGTGTAACCAATAAAGAAG ATGACCATGGCATCAAATGGAAGGAACTTTTGGAGgagaaattaaacaaaagttttgACTGGGAGGAAACCTTCAAGGCGGCTCTTTCAAAAGGGGATGAAGACACTCTTCAACAG GCTATTGACAAGGGCCAGGTTTACGTCAACATTTACCCTGAACTGGACGGCGTTAAAATGCCAAAAGCGCTTCTTCATGACACAAAGTTTAATCACACTGTGTTACAGATGAGTTCGCCCATCGCTTTGTTTGTCGTCATTGAAAGTGATCCTGGAATCAAACGACTCGTTCCTGTGGCCATTCAAATGGACTCAACACCAGACTCCAAAGTCCACACGCCACTGGACGGCAAAGACTGGTTCTTGGCCAAGTCATTTGTACAAAGAGCTGATTTCAATTCCTTGCATCTGATTAAAAAGCGACTCAAGGCACATCTGTACCTAGATGCACCGTGTACTTTGGTAGAAAAATACTTTTCTGAATATCACCCAATTTACCAGCTCATTCGACAACACTGCCGTGCCTCTCTGGAAACCAATAAGTTATTTGAGATAAAACTCTTTG GTCGAAGTGCTCCTATCTATAAAGTGCTTAGCATTGATTATTCGAGCGCCTTAGAAATGTTAAACAAAGAATATGAGAAAATGTCATTTGAGGATTTGAATTTGCTGACCGATTTGAAG agACGTGGAGTGGATGATAAAGATAAGCTTCCATACTATCCTTACAGAGATGATGGCATTTTGTTGTACGAAAAGCTGGACGAGTTTGTCGATGCTTACATAGATGC GTATTACGACAACGATGAAGAGGTGGTTTCAGATGTTGAACTGCAGGAGTTGGTTAATGAATTGTCTGCTGATGGTAAAAAGGGTGCCTTTGGTGGAAAGGGCATG GTTAAGGAACTTCCAGCCAAGATAGAAAGTAAAGCGACCTTACGAAAAGTGCTCGCAACACTGCTGTGGGCATTTACCGGCCAGCATACGGCCACAACGTATCCAATTTTGGAGTATGGCGGTTTTGTACCTAATGCACCTCATAGGCTGTTTGCTGATAGTGATGGGACGTACTCGTTTTCCAATAACATGTTTGGAAACAAAGCTGTTGCACTG GAAATAGCGGAGCTGAGTTCTAACATCGCAGGGATTCACCTGGATCATCTTCTTGACTACTCAGAGAAAATTGAGGGCAATAAAGGAAAACTGGTGGTAGAAAAGATCTTCAAAGAACTCAAGACTTTGCACGATGAGATTCTAAAAGCAAACGATAAGCGAGTTCATGAAGGCTTTTTGCCTTATCCTTACTTTTTACCTGAATTCGTCACAAATAGTGCAAGCACGTGA